The nucleotide sequence ACGTTGCCGACCATGCCTGAATGTGTGCGACACGGCCAACGTGTCCACTTGGCTTGGCGGTGCAAAGCCGTGCTGGTCGCTACTGGCGATCGCAGCCATGGCGTCGGCGATCAATCGCGAAGCATTGGAGGTGGGATTCGCTTTCGCTGCGTTGCCGCGCACTAAACGAACGATGGCCGCCGATTGAAAAACGCTTTCCAGCGACGCATACACTGGATACATGTCACGGACATTATTCCAGTGACGATTGAAATCAGCGACGAAAGCGTCGGTACGCGGATCCTTGGTGACGATTCCACGCCGCCCGCTGGCGACGGCCAGTTCGTTCTGACCGCTCAAACGAATCGGCCGTCCTGCCAATTCGACCACGCTGCCGTCGGTGCTCTGTCGGGCCGCGAGCGGGTTGGACGTGAACCACAAACGCAGCATCAAATCGGTGGGCACGCCCTGGTCAATGTGTGATTCGATTTGGTCCAAGTAATTCGTCGCGCCATCAGGCATCGCGTGCTTGCCCAACGCCAATTGCTTCATGTGCCGATCGGCTTCGACCAACAGCCATGCGAGAGAGCTATCACGATTGATCCCGAAAATTGAAACTTCCTGGCGTCCCACGGCCGATGCCAGCGTGTTGGCGGCCAAGCCTTTAGGAACATCGCCGTGTTGGATCTGCTGGGCGACGACCGCGGCCCGTTGTAACCCCGTGGTGGTCGGATCGATGGAACAACCGAACACGCCGTCATCCGATGTCGCGGCAAAACACGCGGCCAAGGCGTCCAGACGGACCGGAGCGGCCCCCGAGGATCGATCCCGCCAATGACCATCGACGCGTTGGATGCCGCCCACCGGTCCGGCAAGAATCACGTCGTTTTCGGTGAAGCGGACGAAACGAACGTGCGACAGACCTGCGCAGTGCAACAAATCATCGTCGGGCGACTGCATTGACGACCGATTGTCGGCATACTGATCCAGCAGCTGTTTCAACGAAATGCACCGGAGCTTGGCGGCGTCACGCCACCAATCCCTAGGGCTGTGGCTCTGCAACATCACACCATCGCTGCTTGCTGACGCGGCAATCAACGCATCGATCTCGGCGGCCATGTCTTCGCGTGGTATCTGGTCGACATCGCGAACGATTCCGTCCGGGTCGACATAGATGCCCGCTGCGTACGGAAACATCGTGCTAGTACCGCCCAGTGCTTCCCAAGTTTCCGGTTCAATCGTTGTTTGGATCAGCATCATCAGCTGTGAAAAATCGGCCATTGATCCGCCGCCCGCCGGATTGTCCGATCCAGCGGTCGCTGATGCGGCATTGCCGCCAGACACTCCTGACGATGCCGCGGATGATTCCACGCCCAATGCCCCCCCCAGATCCTGGCCCGTTGCAACGCCCAATAGCATCGCAACGCAGATGGCCCAAAATCCTCCTAACCAACTTGGCCGAAGCAGCATATTCATTCGCATGGTTTCGATGTGACCTCAAACAAGAAAAGGAGAGAAGGGATTCGGCATCGGTTGGGATGCGATCAGCGCCCCAGCAGCGTCAAAAGAATCTAAAGCTGGTCGGTCACGGTTTCGCGATCGAAGGTCGACCAAACGCCGTCCCGCAAACGTTCCTGAGGACCAAACCTTGCCTTGTAATTCAGATGCGGATTGTCTTGGACGTACATGCCTAAATAGACGAACGACAATTTTTCCCGCTGGGCACGCACGATCTGCTGCAAAATTGCGTAGGTTCCCAAGCTGTAGCGTGAGTAGTCCGGATCGAACATCGTGTAGACCGCCGACAAACAGTCTTGCCCGACGTCGACGATGGAAATGCCGATCAGCCGATCACCGTCCCAGACGCTCCATTCATCGACCTGGCCGAATGACGAGATCAAAAAAGCATGATAGGCGTGACTGTCGACGGCTTCGTCCGTGTGGTCCAACCCGCGGACGGTCCGGTGGCGATTGAACAAGTTCACGCGATCCTCGGTCACCACGGGGCGATCCCAATGCTGGATCAGGTCACGCTGCCCACGTTTGAAGACACGCCGGAAGGACCGGGTCCAACAAAAATCGTCGACACGGATTCGCGTCGGCTGACACTCCTGGCACTCGGCACATCGGGTCCGATAGACGAAATCACCGCTGCGTCGATAGCCACGGTCCAACGTCCAATCGGTAAAGCCGGGGTCGATGGGAACCACCGGCAACTGCAGAGGCATTCGAGCGATTTGATCGGGCAAATAAGGACACGTTTGAGGCATGTCTTGCACGATGACCATTCGGTACGGCGTCCCGGTAGCCGTCGGCTGTTTGGGCGGATGACGCATCCCGATTCGCTCCAAGGCGTGTCAGCATT is from Crateriforma conspicua and encodes:
- a CDS encoding DUF1598 domain-containing protein; translated protein: MNMLLRPSWLGGFWAICVAMLLGVATGQDLGGALGVESSAASSGVSGGNAASATAGSDNPAGGGSMADFSQLMMLIQTTIEPETWEALGGTSTMFPYAAGIYVDPDGIVRDVDQIPREDMAAEIDALIAASASSDGVMLQSHSPRDWWRDAAKLRCISLKQLLDQYADNRSSMQSPDDDLLHCAGLSHVRFVRFTENDVILAGPVGGIQRVDGHWRDRSSGAAPVRLDALAACFAATSDDGVFGCSIDPTTTGLQRAAVVAQQIQHGDVPKGLAANTLASAVGRQEVSIFGINRDSSLAWLLVEADRHMKQLALGKHAMPDGATNYLDQIESHIDQGVPTDLMLRLWFTSNPLAARQSTDGSVVELAGRPIRLSGQNELAVASGRRGIVTKDPRTDAFVADFNRHWNNVRDMYPVYASLESVFQSAAIVRLVRGNAAKANPTSNASRLIADAMAAIASSDQHGFAPPSQVDTLAVSHTFRHGRQRHNVIVASGGVTVRSDESLRDEIARYPALDSVAGRMTRNVDAGSSRWWWNVATRR
- a CDS encoding arginyltransferase, which encodes MRHPPKQPTATGTPYRMVIVQDMPQTCPYLPDQIARMPLQLPVVPIDPGFTDWTLDRGYRRSGDFVYRTRCAECQECQPTRIRVDDFCWTRSFRRVFKRGQRDLIQHWDRPVVTEDRVNLFNRHRTVRGLDHTDEAVDSHAYHAFLISSFGQVDEWSVWDGDRLIGISIVDVGQDCLSAVYTMFDPDYSRYSLGTYAILQQIVRAQREKLSFVYLGMYVQDNPHLNYKARFGPQERLRDGVWSTFDRETVTDQL